The Vescimonas coprocola genome includes a window with the following:
- a CDS encoding helix-turn-helix domain-containing protein, translated as MFDYSPLWETMQRRGVSQYQLLKSGVDNKTLDALKKGRNITMVTLEKLCRIIGCTPNDVIRFSDEPR; from the coding sequence ATGTTTGATTACAGCCCCCTGTGGGAAACTATGCAGCGCCGTGGCGTCTCCCAGTACCAGCTGCTGAAGAGCGGCGTGGATAACAAGACGCTGGACGCTTTGAAAAAGGGCCGCAATATCACCATGGTCACGCTGGAAAAGCTCTGCCGCATCATCGGCTGCACCCCCAATGACGTCATCCGCTTCTCCGATGAGCCCCGCTGA
- a CDS encoding DNA translocase FtsK, with protein sequence MAAAPKKKKTSQPAKKNTRTPPPPAPTYGREIAGGVCLLLALCAVVSYFQEEALFITFFGGLLKGLLGYGYWLSAPALLLTGLLLLTHRDRPATLRSVCTLLVPVLTGCGLHLLLCARSYEPGLTGLRELWLSGRSLQSGGALSGGLAVGFSAVFGKVLSLILFLLMLLAALCLALHFSPKDAVRRAQERREAEREDIPEEAPPAREKEKPAEKRPRRRAAIDIPLDDEPPAKQPQPQPEEPTFTPKEKKPFFSRKSSTVRTPDQVLRGEPAEEATPVAPAAPVTSPPAASAAPAPVAKPREAAKPSVTAQEVQDATEEVTAAVEQELAQPEEAYQYPPITLLDENTADNYTEVGAELRSNSQRLAQTLQSFGVDARPGAVVHGPSVTRYEFTLEQGVKLSKITNLADDIALALGASGVRIAPIPNKISVVGIEVPNRAVTPVRIRDVVESRTFTEHKSPVAFAVGKDIGGSCIVGDIGKLPHVLIAGTTGSGKSVCTNSLIVSILYKSTPEEVRFIMVDPKMVELAPYNGIPHLLIPVVTDPKKAAGALQWAVFEMMKRYKLFSEHGVKDLAGYNALARQDEELKTMPTVVVVIDELADLMLVAAKEVEESICRVAQMGRAAGMHLVIATQRPSSDVITGLMKANIPSRIAFAVASSLESRIILDTTGAEKLVGKGDMLYAPLGAGKPTRVQGCFITPEEIERVVGFVKTTGEAEYSREVMDKIEQAVKEKEKGSGGKTSAEPAEAQEDGDELLPAAVEVVLETGQASVSMLQRRLKLGYSRAARLVDQMEERGIVGPFEGSKPRQLLIDKAKWQELQMSKQPQPEPEIDRSGSIRDVFESRDALE encoded by the coding sequence ATGGCTGCTGCACCCAAAAAGAAGAAAACCTCGCAACCCGCAAAAAAGAATACCCGCACGCCGCCCCCTCCTGCCCCTACCTACGGCCGGGAGATCGCCGGCGGTGTCTGCCTGCTGCTGGCCCTGTGCGCCGTCGTGTCCTATTTTCAGGAGGAGGCCCTGTTCATCACCTTCTTCGGCGGCCTGCTGAAGGGGCTGCTGGGTTACGGCTACTGGCTGTCGGCCCCGGCCCTGCTGCTGACGGGCCTCCTGCTGCTGACCCACCGGGACCGCCCCGCCACCCTGCGCTCCGTATGTACGCTGCTGGTGCCGGTGCTCACCGGCTGCGGCCTGCATCTGCTGCTGTGCGCCCGCTCCTATGAGCCGGGCCTCACCGGCCTGCGGGAACTGTGGCTCTCCGGCCGGTCCCTGCAAAGCGGCGGCGCCCTGTCCGGCGGTTTGGCCGTGGGCTTCTCCGCCGTATTCGGCAAGGTGCTGTCCCTGATCCTGTTCCTCCTCATGCTGCTGGCGGCCCTGTGTCTGGCGCTGCACTTCTCCCCCAAGGACGCCGTCCGCCGGGCGCAGGAGCGCCGGGAGGCGGAGCGGGAGGACATCCCGGAGGAAGCACCCCCCGCCCGTGAAAAGGAGAAACCGGCGGAGAAGCGGCCCCGCCGCCGTGCCGCCATCGATATCCCCCTGGACGACGAGCCACCCGCCAAGCAGCCGCAGCCCCAGCCGGAGGAACCCACCTTTACCCCTAAGGAGAAGAAACCCTTCTTCTCCCGTAAGAGCAGCACCGTCCGCACCCCGGATCAGGTGCTGCGGGGGGAGCCTGCGGAGGAAGCCACCCCCGTGGCCCCCGCCGCTCCCGTTACCTCCCCACCGGCAGCGTCTGCTGCCCCCGCCCCTGTGGCTAAGCCCCGTGAAGCGGCCAAGCCTTCCGTCACGGCGCAGGAGGTGCAGGACGCCACCGAGGAGGTGACCGCTGCGGTGGAGCAGGAGCTGGCCCAGCCGGAGGAGGCGTACCAGTATCCCCCCATCACGCTTCTGGATGAGAATACCGCCGACAACTATACGGAGGTGGGGGCTGAGCTGCGGAGCAACTCCCAGCGCTTGGCCCAGACCCTTCAGAGCTTCGGTGTGGACGCCCGCCCCGGCGCTGTGGTCCACGGCCCCAGCGTCACCCGCTATGAATTTACGCTGGAGCAGGGGGTGAAGCTGTCCAAGATCACCAACCTCGCCGATGACATTGCGCTGGCACTGGGGGCCAGCGGCGTCCGCATCGCCCCCATCCCCAATAAAATTTCCGTGGTGGGCATCGAGGTCCCTAACCGGGCCGTCACCCCGGTTCGCATCCGGGACGTGGTGGAGTCCCGTACCTTCACGGAGCATAAGTCCCCGGTGGCCTTCGCCGTGGGCAAGGACATCGGCGGCAGCTGCATCGTGGGGGATATCGGCAAGCTTCCTCATGTGCTCATCGCCGGTACCACCGGCTCCGGTAAGTCCGTGTGTACCAACTCCCTCATCGTCAGCATCCTCTATAAGTCCACCCCGGAGGAGGTCCGCTTTATCATGGTGGACCCCAAAATGGTGGAGCTGGCCCCCTATAACGGCATCCCCCACCTGCTGATCCCCGTGGTGACGGACCCCAAAAAGGCCGCCGGAGCCCTGCAATGGGCGGTGTTCGAGATGATGAAGCGCTATAAGCTGTTCTCCGAGCACGGGGTCAAGGATCTGGCGGGTTATAATGCGCTGGCCCGGCAGGATGAGGAGCTCAAGACCATGCCCACGGTGGTGGTGGTCATCGACGAGCTGGCAGACCTGATGCTGGTGGCCGCTAAGGAGGTGGAGGAGTCCATCTGCCGGGTGGCCCAGATGGGCCGTGCCGCCGGGATGCATCTGGTCATTGCCACCCAGCGACCCTCCTCCGACGTCATCACCGGCCTGATGAAGGCCAATATCCCCAGCCGCATCGCCTTCGCTGTGGCCTCCTCACTGGAGTCCCGCATCATTCTGGATACCACCGGCGCCGAAAAGCTGGTGGGCAAGGGCGATATGCTCTATGCCCCGCTGGGGGCCGGAAAGCCCACCCGTGTGCAGGGCTGCTTCATCACTCCGGAGGAGATCGAGCGGGTAGTGGGCTTCGTCAAGACCACCGGCGAGGCGGAGTACTCCCGTGAAGTCATGGACAAGATCGAGCAGGCGGTGAAGGAGAAGGAAAAGGGCAGCGGAGGAAAGACCTCTGCCGAACCCGCCGAGGCACAGGAGGATGGCGACGAGCTGCTGCCCGCCGCCGTGGAGGTGGTTCTGGAAACGGGACAGGCATCCGTCTCCATGCTCCAGCGCCGCCTGAAGCTGGGCTATTCCCGTGCCGCCCGTCTGGTGGATCAGATGGAGGAACGGGGCATTGTCGGCCCCTTCGAGGGTTCCAAGCCCCGTCAGCTGCTCATCGACAAGGCCAAGTGGCAGGAGCTGCAAATGAGCAAGCAGCCCCAGCCTGAGCCGGAGATCGACCGCAGCGGCTCTATCCGTGATGTGTTCGAGAGCCGTGACGCACTGGAGTAA
- a CDS encoding undecaprenyl-diphosphate phosphatase yields MTFLQSILLGLIQGVAEFLPISSSGHLAIAQNLLNINAEVPAFYDVLLHLGTLVAVFVAYWQDICDMVREFFCGIGDLVHHSTPTPVPPARRLILLIILGTLPLFAILPIKDTVEGLKSSMVFIGAALIVTGFLLFFSDRARKGRKDARSATVLDVLVVGVSQAIATVPGISRSGMTITTGCFVGFERRFAVRFSFLLSIPAVLGANILSLKDALTGGVDWSQLPVYLAGVVVAAVSGYLCIRLLKMIADKGRFGAFAYYCWAAGALTLILNAVK; encoded by the coding sequence ATGACCTTTCTGCAATCTATTCTTCTGGGCTTGATCCAGGGCGTGGCGGAATTTCTGCCCATCTCCAGCTCTGGCCATCTGGCCATCGCCCAGAATCTGCTGAACATCAACGCCGAGGTCCCCGCCTTCTACGACGTACTGCTGCATCTGGGTACGCTGGTGGCGGTGTTCGTGGCCTATTGGCAGGACATCTGCGATATGGTGCGGGAATTTTTCTGCGGCATCGGTGATCTGGTCCACCACAGCACCCCTACGCCGGTACCCCCGGCCCGCCGCCTGATCCTGCTGATCATTCTGGGTACGCTGCCTCTGTTTGCCATCCTGCCCATCAAGGACACGGTGGAGGGCCTGAAGAGCAGTATGGTATTCATCGGCGCCGCCCTGATCGTCACCGGCTTCCTGCTGTTTTTCAGCGACCGGGCCCGCAAGGGCCGCAAGGATGCCCGCAGCGCCACGGTGCTGGATGTGTTGGTGGTGGGCGTCAGTCAGGCTATTGCCACGGTCCCCGGCATCTCCCGCTCCGGCATGACCATCACCACCGGCTGCTTCGTGGGCTTCGAGCGGAGGTTTGCCGTGCGCTTCTCCTTCCTGCTGTCCATCCCCGCCGTGCTGGGTGCCAACATCCTCAGTCTGAAGGATGCCCTCACCGGCGGCGTGGACTGGAGCCAACTGCCGGTGTATCTGGCGGGCGTGGTGGTGGCTGCCGTCTCCGGCTACCTGTGCATCCGCCTGCTGAAGATGATCGCTGACAAGGGCCGCTTCGGTGCCTTCGCCTACTATTGCTGGGCCGCTGGTGCGCTGACCCTCATTCTGAACGCCGTCAAGTAA